TCGCGGGCGATCGTGAGGTAGGACGTGGTGGTCATCGGTGCGTCAGGCTCCGGACAGCTCGCGCTCGGCCCGGGTCGGCGTCGCGCACCGGGCGCCGAGCGCCTCGTGCCGGGCCACGACCCGCGGCTCGTCGCGCATGAGCACGAGCCCGCGACGCACGAGTGTCAGCGGCGGTTTGCGGCGCTCCTTCAGGTCCCGCGCCAGCCGGAGGAAGAAGGTCTTGAGCCGGTGGTGGCGGATGCACCACGCCGAGTGCAGCAGACCCGCGGCACGCAGCGCCGGGATCGCCTCGGCGGCGAAGATCCCCTCCGCGATGACGAGGTCGTCCGGGAGCGCGGTGATCGTGTGCTGCCCCACGGCCCGGGAGACGCTGATGTCGTAGACGGGCATGGCCGCCGTGCCCGTCGTGAGGAGGGTGCGCAGGGCGACGATCGCCGCGTCCTCGTCCCAGCTGTCGGGGTGGTCCCAGTCGATCATTCCGAGCTCCGCGCTCACCGGCAGGCCCGGTGCGTCGGCGTCCTTGTAGAAGTCGTCGAGCCGCACGACCGGCCAGCCATGGGCCCGGCGCAACCGGTCCGCCAGCCGCGACTTGCCCGACCCGCTCGGCCCGGCGAGCACCACGACACGGCCGTGGGGGAGGGACGGGGCAGGCGTGGGCACGAAGGGAGAGTCTAGAGGGCGGTCAGCCCCTCCATGGCGGCGCGTACAGCGGCCAGGCGCCGGGCGGCCCGCTCGCGCGCGCCCGTCAGGTCCTCGGGGCCGGCGACCGGCTCGATCGCCTCGAGGTAGACCTTGAGCTTGGGCTCGGTGCCGGAGGGTCGCACGATGATCCGCGAGTCGTCGGCCAGGAGGTAGCGCAGACCTTCGGTGGGCGGCAGGCCCCCGGCACCGGCGGCCAGGTCCTCGGCGCTCGCCACCGGCGACCCGGCGACCTCGGCCGGTGGGGACTGCCGCAGTCGGGCCATGATCCGGCCGATGTCCGCGAGGTCCTCGACGCGGATGGAGAAGGCATCGGTGGTGTGGACGCCGAGCTGGGTGTGCAGGTCGTCGAGGACCGACTGGAGGGTCCTCCCTTCGGCCTTGAGGATCGCGGCGAGCTCGGCGATGAGCAGCGCGGCGGAGATCCCGTCCTTGTCCTTGACGAGGTCGGGCGCGACGCAGTAGCCGAGCGCCTCCTCGTAGCCGTAGTGCAGGCCCTCTACGCGGGCGATCCACTTGAAGCCCGTGAGGGTCTCCTCGTGGGGGACGCCCGACTGACGGCACATCGCGGCCAGCAGGCGCGAGGAGACGATGGAGCTGGCCATCCGGCGGCCCTCGGGCACGCCGCGCATCAGCAGGTGCGAGGCGAGCAACGCACCCAGCTCGTCGCCGCGCAGCAGTCGCCAGCCACCCTCGACCGCGGTGTCGGGGACGGCGACCGCGCACCGGTCGGCGTCCGGGTCGTTGGCGATGACGAGGTCGGGCTGCTGCTCACGAGCCGCCATCAGGGCGGCATCCAGGGCGCCGTCCTCCTCGGGGTTGGGGAAGGCGACCGTCGGGAAGTCGGGGTCGGGCTCGGCCTGCGACGCCACCTTGCTCGGTGCGGCGAACCCGGCTCGGACGAAGGCCCGCTCGACCGTCGCGTCACCGACCCCGTGGAGCGCCGTGTGCAGGACGGTGATGTCGCGCGGGGTGTCCGCCGCGACCACGCCGGCCACCGCGTCGAGATAGGCCTCGAGCAGCTCGTCGCCGAGGACCTCCCACCCGGCCTCCGCCCGGGGGACCGATGCGACGGTCGCGACGCGCGCGATCTGCGCGGCGATCTGCTCGTCGCTCGGCGGCACGATCTGGCTGCCGTCGCCGAGGTAGACCTTGTAGCCGTTGTCCTGCGGAGGGTTGTGGCTCGCGGTGACCATGACGCCCGCGTCGGCGCCGAGGTGCCGGATGGCGAAGGCCAGCACCGGCGTGGGCAGCGGCTCGGGCAGCAGCACCGCGCGGCCACCGGCCCCGACGACGACCGCGGCCGTGTCGGTGGCGAAGGCATCGGAGTTGTGGCGGGCGTCGCGACCGATGACGACGAAGGCGCCGCCCAGAGGTGCGACGGAGTGGGTCCCACGTTCCGCGTGGGCGCCTCGAAGGGGGGAGTCCGTCACGGTCTTGAGGTGGGCCACCAGGCCCGCGGCGGCGCGGATGACGACGGCGCGGTTCATCCGGTGCGGGCCGGCGCCGAGGGCACCGCGCAGTCCGGCGGTGCCGAACTGGAGCAGGCCGGTGAAGCGGTCGGTGAGGTCGGCGACCGCGGTGGGGTCACCCCCTTCGGCAGCAGCGATGACCGCCTCGAGCTCTGCGCGGGTGGCCGGGTCGGGGTCGTCGGCGGCCCACTCGCGGGCGGCGCCGACGAGGTCGTCGATGGCGCCCGTGCTGGTGTGGCGAGCCGCGTACTCGACCATCAGATGCGCCCGACGACGCTCGCCAGGAGGGTCCCGCAGCGTTCCGCTGCAGCCTGCCCGGCGGCCACCACCTCGTCGTGCGCGAGGGGCGCGTCGCTGATGCCGGCTGCGGCATTGGTGACGAGGGAGACGCCCAGCAGCTCCAGTCCGGCCTCGCGAGCGGCGATGGCCTCCAGCGCCGTGCTCATGCCGACGAGGTCGGCACCGAGGATCCCGGCCATGCGCACCTCGGCCGGCGTCTCGTAGTGGGGGCCGGGGAACTGGGCGTAGACGCCCTCGTCGAGGCCGGGATCGATCTCACGGGCCAGCCCACGCAGGCGGGGCGAGTACAGGTCGGTGAGGTCGACGAAGTTGGCCCCCTCGATCGGGGAGGTCGCCGTGAGGTTGATGTGGTCGCTGATGAGGACGGGGGTGCCCGGCGCCCACTCCGGGCGCAGCCCGCCGCACCCGTTGGTCAGGACGATCGCCCGGCAGCCGGCGGCCGCCGCGGTGCGCACGGCGTGCACGACGGAGCGCACGCCGCGGCCCTCGTAGAAGTGGGTGCGGGTGCCGAAGACCAGGGCACGACGGCCCGTGCCCGCGATGTCGATCGAGCGCATCTGCCCGGAGTGCCCGGCGACGGCCGCGGCCGCGAAGCCCGGCACCTCGGCCTGCTCGACGGTGG
The genomic region above belongs to Janibacter limosus and contains:
- a CDS encoding uridine kinase family protein is translated as MPTPAPSLPHGRVVVLAGPSGSGKSRLADRLRRAHGWPVVRLDDFYKDADAPGLPVSAELGMIDWDHPDSWDEDAAIVALRTLLTTGTAAMPVYDISVSRAVGQHTITALPDDLVIAEGIFAAEAIPALRAAGLLHSAWCIRHHRLKTFFLRLARDLKERRKPPLTLVRRGLVLMRDEPRVVARHEALGARCATPTRAERELSGA
- a CDS encoding phospho-sugar mutase, with product MVEYAARHTSTGAIDDLVGAAREWAADDPDPATRAELEAVIAAAEGGDPTAVADLTDRFTGLLQFGTAGLRGALGAGPHRMNRAVVIRAAAGLVAHLKTVTDSPLRGAHAERGTHSVAPLGGAFVVIGRDARHNSDAFATDTAAVVVGAGGRAVLLPEPLPTPVLAFAIRHLGADAGVMVTASHNPPQDNGYKVYLGDGSQIVPPSDEQIAAQIARVATVASVPRAEAGWEVLGDELLEAYLDAVAGVVAADTPRDITVLHTALHGVGDATVERAFVRAGFAAPSKVASQAEPDPDFPTVAFPNPEEDGALDAALMAAREQQPDLVIANDPDADRCAVAVPDTAVEGGWRLLRGDELGALLASHLLMRGVPEGRRMASSIVSSRLLAAMCRQSGVPHEETLTGFKWIARVEGLHYGYEEALGYCVAPDLVKDKDGISAALLIAELAAILKAEGRTLQSVLDDLHTQLGVHTTDAFSIRVEDLADIGRIMARLRQSPPAEVAGSPVASAEDLAAGAGGLPPTEGLRYLLADDSRIIVRPSGTEPKLKVYLEAIEPVAGPEDLTGARERAARRLAAVRAAMEGLTAL
- a CDS encoding purine-nucleoside phosphorylase, whose amino-acid sequence is MTEQTDSQDPFALARDAAAVIAERTGVASHDIALVLGSGWGQTADLVGETVATVEQAEVPGFAAAAVAGHSGQMRSIDIAGTGRRALVFGTRTHFYEGRGVRSVVHAVRTAAAAGCRAIVLTNGCGGLRPEWAPGTPVLISDHINLTATSPIEGANFVDLTDLYSPRLRGLAREIDPGLDEGVYAQFPGPHYETPAEVRMAGILGADLVGMSTALEAIAAREAGLELLGVSLVTNAAAGISDAPLAHDEVVAAGQAAAERCGTLLASVVGRI